A stretch of Anas acuta chromosome 3, bAnaAcu1.1, whole genome shotgun sequence DNA encodes these proteins:
- the FANCL gene encoding E3 ubiquitin-protein ligase FANCL isoform X3 yields MRRHGAIWRARRLCSGSARCCCLRSATGRPTRASSPRRDFHIRILLPVDHQLKDARIECSWQLKKILHGYRHILKQRLHSCPDLVSFMVELKTILEIALKNTEELHIQRPPEYYSCLVRDLEILGWNKVAYVDTSLTTIKLKAEDSCGRQHLITLKLNAKYPTEPPDCLVDFPVQFAISWMPQNSLIDIHNQFLAALESLKEFWDAMDEIDGKTWVLEPENPTRSATTRRIAIGNNVSVTIEVDPRHPNMLPECYFLGADHVVNPLRTKLNNNMHLWDPEISLLQNLKDVLEIDFPSRAVLEENDFTKDCGICYAYRLDGTTPDQVCDDPRCGQPFHQACLYEWLQGLPSSRQSFNVIFGECPYCNKPLTLKSSMKKL; encoded by the exons ATGAGGCGACACGGCGCGATATGGCGGGCTCGGCGGCTCTGCTCCGGCAGtgcccgctgctgctgcctcagaaGCGCGACGGGACGGCCTACGAGGGCTTCGTCACCGCGCAG AGACTTCCATATCCGGATACTGCTACCAGTAGATCATCAACTGAAAGATGCAAG GATAGAGTGTAGCTGGCAACTAAAGAAGATACTGCATGGATATCGGCATATTTTAAAGCAG AGGCTGCACAGCTGTCCAGATCTTGTCAGTTTTATGGTGGAGCTGAAAACTATTTTG GAAATTGCTTTAAAGAACACAGAAGAGCTGCATATACAACGACCACCAGAATACTACTCCTGTCTTGTCAGAGATCTAGAAATACTGGGTTGGAATaa AGTTGCATATGTGGATACTAGTCTTACCACAATCAAGCTAAAAGCTGAAGACTCCTGTGGTCGACAACATCTGATCACTCTGAAGTTAAATGCAAAG TATCCAACAGAACCACCAGATTGCCTTGTGGATTTTCCTGTTCAGTTTGCTATTTCCTGGATGCCACAG AACTCCTTAATAGACATCCATAATCAGTTCCTGGCAGCATTAGAATCACTGAAAGAATTCTGGGATGCCATGGATGAAATTGATGGAAAGACATGGGTGCTTGAGCCAGAAAATCCCACACGGAGTGCTACAACAAGAAGAATTGCCATAG GGAACAACGTTTCAGTGACCATAGAGGTAGATCCCAGGCATCCAAACATGCTCCCCGAGTGTTATTTTCTTGGAGCAGATCACG TGGTTAACCCTTTGAGAACTAAGCTGAACAACAACATGCACTTGTG GGACCCAGAAATCAGTTTATTACAGAACTTGAAAGACGTCTTAGAAATTGATTTTCCATCTCGTGCAGTGCTAGAAGAAAAC GATTTTACTAAGGACTGTGGAATCTGCTATGCCTATCGACTTGATGGCACTACTCCAGATCAAGTATGTGATGATCCCCGATGTGGACAACCTTTTCATCAGGCTTGCCTGTATGAG TGGCTACAAGGTCTTCCTTCGAGCAGACAGAGTTTTAATGTCATCTTTGGTGAATGTCCATATTGTAACAAG CCCCTGACACTGAAATCTTCCATGAAGAAACTTTGA
- the FANCL gene encoding E3 ubiquitin-protein ligase FANCL isoform X4 — protein sequence MQVFFCLSRIECSWQLKKILHGYRHILKQRLHSCPDLVSFMVELKTILEIALKNTEELHIQRPPEYYSCLVRDLEILGWNKVAYVDTSLTTIKLKAEDSCGRQHLITLKLNAKYPTEPPDCLVDFPVQFAISWMPQNSLIDIHNQFLAALESLKEFWDAMDEIDGKTWVLEPENPTRSATTRRIAIGNNVSVTIEVDPRHPNMLPECYFLGADHVVNPLRTKLNNNMHLWDPEISLLQNLKDVLEIDFPSRAVLEENDFTKDCGICYAYRLDGTTPDQVCDDPRCGQPFHQACLYEWLQGLPSSRQSFNVIFGECPYCNKPLTLKSSMKKL from the exons ATGCAAG ttttcttttgtttgtctaGGATAGAGTGTAGCTGGCAACTAAAGAAGATACTGCATGGATATCGGCATATTTTAAAGCAG AGGCTGCACAGCTGTCCAGATCTTGTCAGTTTTATGGTGGAGCTGAAAACTATTTTG GAAATTGCTTTAAAGAACACAGAAGAGCTGCATATACAACGACCACCAGAATACTACTCCTGTCTTGTCAGAGATCTAGAAATACTGGGTTGGAATaa AGTTGCATATGTGGATACTAGTCTTACCACAATCAAGCTAAAAGCTGAAGACTCCTGTGGTCGACAACATCTGATCACTCTGAAGTTAAATGCAAAG TATCCAACAGAACCACCAGATTGCCTTGTGGATTTTCCTGTTCAGTTTGCTATTTCCTGGATGCCACAG AACTCCTTAATAGACATCCATAATCAGTTCCTGGCAGCATTAGAATCACTGAAAGAATTCTGGGATGCCATGGATGAAATTGATGGAAAGACATGGGTGCTTGAGCCAGAAAATCCCACACGGAGTGCTACAACAAGAAGAATTGCCATAG GGAACAACGTTTCAGTGACCATAGAGGTAGATCCCAGGCATCCAAACATGCTCCCCGAGTGTTATTTTCTTGGAGCAGATCACG TGGTTAACCCTTTGAGAACTAAGCTGAACAACAACATGCACTTGTG GGACCCAGAAATCAGTTTATTACAGAACTTGAAAGACGTCTTAGAAATTGATTTTCCATCTCGTGCAGTGCTAGAAGAAAAC GATTTTACTAAGGACTGTGGAATCTGCTATGCCTATCGACTTGATGGCACTACTCCAGATCAAGTATGTGATGATCCCCGATGTGGACAACCTTTTCATCAGGCTTGCCTGTATGAG TGGCTACAAGGTCTTCCTTCGAGCAGACAGAGTTTTAATGTCATCTTTGGTGAATGTCCATATTGTAACAAG CCCCTGACACTGAAATCTTCCATGAAGAAACTTTGA
- the FANCL gene encoding E3 ubiquitin-protein ligase FANCL isoform X1, translating to MRRYEATRRDMAGSAALLRQCPLLLPQKRDGTAYEGFVTAQGRDFHIRILLPVDHQLKDARIECSWQLKKILHGYRHILKQRLHSCPDLVSFMVELKTILEIALKNTEELHIQRPPEYYSCLVRDLEILGWNKVAYVDTSLTTIKLKAEDSCGRQHLITLKLNAKYPTEPPDCLVDFPVQFAISWMPQNSLIDIHNQFLAALESLKEFWDAMDEIDGKTWVLEPENPTRSATTRRIAIGNNVSVTIEVDPRHPNMLPECYFLGADHVVNPLRTKLNNNMHLWDPEISLLQNLKDVLEIDFPSRAVLEENDFTKDCGICYAYRLDGTTPDQVCDDPRCGQPFHQACLYEWLQGLPSSRQSFNVIFGECPYCNKPLTLKSSMKKL from the exons ATGAGGCGATATGAGGCGACACGGCGCGATATGGCGGGCTCGGCGGCTCTGCTCCGGCAGtgcccgctgctgctgcctcagaaGCGCGACGGGACGGCCTACGAGGGCTTCGTCACCGCGCAG GGTAGAGACTTCCATATCCGGATACTGCTACCAGTAGATCATCAACTGAAAGATGCAAG GATAGAGTGTAGCTGGCAACTAAAGAAGATACTGCATGGATATCGGCATATTTTAAAGCAG AGGCTGCACAGCTGTCCAGATCTTGTCAGTTTTATGGTGGAGCTGAAAACTATTTTG GAAATTGCTTTAAAGAACACAGAAGAGCTGCATATACAACGACCACCAGAATACTACTCCTGTCTTGTCAGAGATCTAGAAATACTGGGTTGGAATaa AGTTGCATATGTGGATACTAGTCTTACCACAATCAAGCTAAAAGCTGAAGACTCCTGTGGTCGACAACATCTGATCACTCTGAAGTTAAATGCAAAG TATCCAACAGAACCACCAGATTGCCTTGTGGATTTTCCTGTTCAGTTTGCTATTTCCTGGATGCCACAG AACTCCTTAATAGACATCCATAATCAGTTCCTGGCAGCATTAGAATCACTGAAAGAATTCTGGGATGCCATGGATGAAATTGATGGAAAGACATGGGTGCTTGAGCCAGAAAATCCCACACGGAGTGCTACAACAAGAAGAATTGCCATAG GGAACAACGTTTCAGTGACCATAGAGGTAGATCCCAGGCATCCAAACATGCTCCCCGAGTGTTATTTTCTTGGAGCAGATCACG TGGTTAACCCTTTGAGAACTAAGCTGAACAACAACATGCACTTGTG GGACCCAGAAATCAGTTTATTACAGAACTTGAAAGACGTCTTAGAAATTGATTTTCCATCTCGTGCAGTGCTAGAAGAAAAC GATTTTACTAAGGACTGTGGAATCTGCTATGCCTATCGACTTGATGGCACTACTCCAGATCAAGTATGTGATGATCCCCGATGTGGACAACCTTTTCATCAGGCTTGCCTGTATGAG TGGCTACAAGGTCTTCCTTCGAGCAGACAGAGTTTTAATGTCATCTTTGGTGAATGTCCATATTGTAACAAG CCCCTGACACTGAAATCTTCCATGAAGAAACTTTGA
- the FANCL gene encoding E3 ubiquitin-protein ligase FANCL isoform X2 has protein sequence MRRYEATRRDMAGSAALLRQCPLLLPQKRDGTAYEGFVTAQGRDFHIRILLPVDHQLKDARIECSWQLKKILHGYRHILKQRLHSCPDLVSFMVELKTILEIALKNTEELHIQRPPEYYSCLVRDLEILGWNKVAYVDTSLTTIKLKAEDSCGRQHLITLKLNAKYPTEPPDCLVDFPVQFAISWMPQNSLIDIHNQFLAALESLKEFWDAMDEIDGKTWVLEPENPTRSATTRRIAIGNNVSVTIEVDPRHPNMLPECYFLGADHVVNPLRTKLNNNMHLWDPEISLLQNLKDVLEIDFPSRAVLEENDFTKDCGICYAYRLDGTTPDQVCDDPRCGQPFHQACLYEWLQGLPSSRQSFNVIFGECPYCNKLFCSDC, from the exons ATGAGGCGATATGAGGCGACACGGCGCGATATGGCGGGCTCGGCGGCTCTGCTCCGGCAGtgcccgctgctgctgcctcagaaGCGCGACGGGACGGCCTACGAGGGCTTCGTCACCGCGCAG GGTAGAGACTTCCATATCCGGATACTGCTACCAGTAGATCATCAACTGAAAGATGCAAG GATAGAGTGTAGCTGGCAACTAAAGAAGATACTGCATGGATATCGGCATATTTTAAAGCAG AGGCTGCACAGCTGTCCAGATCTTGTCAGTTTTATGGTGGAGCTGAAAACTATTTTG GAAATTGCTTTAAAGAACACAGAAGAGCTGCATATACAACGACCACCAGAATACTACTCCTGTCTTGTCAGAGATCTAGAAATACTGGGTTGGAATaa AGTTGCATATGTGGATACTAGTCTTACCACAATCAAGCTAAAAGCTGAAGACTCCTGTGGTCGACAACATCTGATCACTCTGAAGTTAAATGCAAAG TATCCAACAGAACCACCAGATTGCCTTGTGGATTTTCCTGTTCAGTTTGCTATTTCCTGGATGCCACAG AACTCCTTAATAGACATCCATAATCAGTTCCTGGCAGCATTAGAATCACTGAAAGAATTCTGGGATGCCATGGATGAAATTGATGGAAAGACATGGGTGCTTGAGCCAGAAAATCCCACACGGAGTGCTACAACAAGAAGAATTGCCATAG GGAACAACGTTTCAGTGACCATAGAGGTAGATCCCAGGCATCCAAACATGCTCCCCGAGTGTTATTTTCTTGGAGCAGATCACG TGGTTAACCCTTTGAGAACTAAGCTGAACAACAACATGCACTTGTG GGACCCAGAAATCAGTTTATTACAGAACTTGAAAGACGTCTTAGAAATTGATTTTCCATCTCGTGCAGTGCTAGAAGAAAAC GATTTTACTAAGGACTGTGGAATCTGCTATGCCTATCGACTTGATGGCACTACTCCAGATCAAGTATGTGATGATCCCCGATGTGGACAACCTTTTCATCAGGCTTGCCTGTATGAG TGGCTACAAGGTCTTCCTTCGAGCAGACAGAGTTTTAATGTCATCTTTGGTGAATGTCCATATTGTAACAAG